The following are encoded together in the Acidobacteriota bacterium genome:
- a CDS encoding bifunctional precorrin-2 dehydrogenase/sirohydrochlorin ferrochelatase, producing the protein MSGDPRPPAYYPVYLSLVERLVVVKGGGSVAERKVAGLLRCGARVRVVASELTRELEERALGGEIEHVARPYRPGDLEGAALALAEPGEPASDRAFFAEADRRAIFANVEDDLEHCSFIMPALVRRGDLVVAISTSGRAPALAVRLRERLERELGPEYGALLELAGRLRAPVASTVPEFEERRRRWYELVDSEVLHLLREGRAAEARERAEQIMGVSAEEPGG; encoded by the coding sequence CCGCCTACTACCCGGTCTACCTCTCGCTCGTCGAGCGCCTGGTCGTCGTCAAGGGCGGCGGTTCGGTGGCGGAACGGAAGGTCGCCGGCCTGCTGCGCTGCGGAGCGCGGGTGCGTGTCGTCGCCTCCGAGCTCACGCGGGAGCTTGAGGAGCGGGCTCTTGGGGGAGAGATCGAGCACGTGGCCCGGCCGTACCGGCCAGGAGATCTCGAAGGTGCGGCACTGGCCCTGGCCGAGCCCGGCGAGCCGGCGTCGGACAGGGCGTTTTTCGCGGAGGCGGATCGGCGCGCCATCTTCGCCAACGTCGAGGACGACCTCGAGCATTGCAGCTTCATCATGCCGGCTCTCGTGCGACGCGGCGATCTGGTCGTCGCGATCTCGACCTCCGGACGCGCCCCGGCGCTGGCGGTGCGCCTTCGGGAGCGGCTGGAGCGGGAGCTGGGTCCCGAGTACGGGGCGCTGCTTGAGCTTGCCGGACGGCTGCGCGCGCCGGTCGCGAGCACGGTGCCGGAGTTCGAGGAGCGGCGCCGGCGCTGGTACGAACTGGTCGACTCGGAGGTCCTGCACCTGCTCCGCGAGGGCAGGGCCGCCGAAGCCCGCGAGCGGGCGGAGCAGATCATGGGCGTGTCCGCCGAGGAGCCGGGCGGATGA
- the cobA gene encoding uroporphyrinogen-III C-methyltransferase, whose translation MSGSGRVTLIGAGPGDPDLITVLGLKRLRAADVVLHDRLAAPELLSEAKADAEIVDVGKRPGDDVRARQRRIEKLMIERALAGAHVVRLKGGDPIVFGRGGEEMEACAAAGVPCEVVPGVSSVVAAPAVAGIPLTHRGVSLGFAVVSARNAEGGEPDWAGLSGADTVVVLMPARRLERIGRGLIAAGRRPATPVAIVEQATTTGQRTVRCTLETLAAGDFVGRIKPPCVVIVGEVAAPGSRFHRTDG comes from the coding sequence ATGAGCGGCTCGGGACGGGTCACGCTGATCGGCGCCGGGCCCGGCGACCCGGACCTGATCACGGTCCTGGGCTTGAAGCGGCTGCGTGCTGCCGATGTCGTGCTGCACGACCGGCTTGCGGCCCCGGAGCTCCTCTCCGAGGCGAAGGCGGACGCCGAGATCGTCGACGTCGGCAAGCGCCCCGGCGACGACGTCCGGGCCCGGCAGCGCCGGATCGAGAAGCTGATGATCGAACGGGCGCTCGCCGGCGCTCACGTGGTCCGGCTCAAGGGAGGCGATCCGATTGTCTTCGGCCGCGGCGGCGAGGAGATGGAAGCGTGCGCCGCCGCCGGCGTGCCGTGCGAGGTCGTCCCCGGCGTGAGCAGCGTCGTGGCCGCACCGGCTGTTGCCGGCATCCCGTTGACGCACCGCGGTGTTTCCCTGGGCTTCGCGGTCGTCTCGGCCCGGAACGCCGAAGGCGGCGAACCGGACTGGGCCGGTCTGTCGGGCGCGGACACCGTCGTCGTCCTGATGCCGGCGCGCCGCCTGGAGCGCATCGGCCGCGGCCTGATCGCCGCCGGACGCCGTCCTGCCACGCCGGTGGCGATCGTCGAGCAGGCTACGACGACCGGACAGAGAACGGTGCGCTGCACCCTTGAGACGTTGGCGGCTGGAGACTTCGTAGGCCGGATCAAGCCTCCCTGCGTGGTCATCGTCGGCGAGGTGGCGGCTCCCGGGTCTCGGTTCCACCGAACAGACGGATGA